A stretch of Faecalibacterium duncaniae DNA encodes these proteins:
- a CDS encoding carbohydrate ABC transporter permease, whose translation MARKKLKWSDMRPSEKRDHVIYLIGQILKWLFVGSMCIFTLYPVVYTLLGSFKTNAELTLGGNFLPENWQFNNYVYAFQKLDFGKYFLNSVVLALLTVVFTLITSSMAAYVISRRDFVGKKLISTAYLLSMFISVGSVALYPLYTLMSRLGLTKNMVGLALMLTGGQAANIFMISGFINGVPKDLDEAATIDGAGPFRIFWQIIVPAIKPILGVIALFAFRQAWNEFVTAQVFTMANPGLKTLSVAVANLRYSANAAAEWHIMTAGASIALLPILLVYLAANRQFIAGLTAGAVKG comes from the coding sequence ATGGCACGGAAAAAATTAAAATGGTCGGATATGCGCCCCTCGGAAAAAAGAGATCATGTGATTTACCTGATCGGCCAGATCCTGAAATGGCTGTTTGTAGGTTCCATGTGTATCTTTACCCTTTATCCGGTGGTCTACACTCTGCTGGGCTCCTTCAAGACCAACGCAGAATTGACATTGGGCGGAAATTTCCTGCCGGAGAACTGGCAGTTCAACAACTATGTTTATGCTTTCCAGAAGTTGGACTTCGGCAAGTATTTCCTGAACAGCGTGGTACTGGCACTGCTGACGGTGGTTTTTACACTGATCACCTCTTCCATGGCGGCCTATGTGATCAGCCGCCGAGATTTTGTGGGCAAAAAGCTGATCTCTACGGCATATCTGCTCAGTATGTTCATCTCGGTTGGTTCGGTGGCGCTGTATCCTCTGTATACTCTCATGAGTCGGCTGGGACTGACCAAGAATATGGTGGGTCTGGCACTGATGCTTACCGGCGGCCAAGCGGCTAACATTTTTATGATCTCCGGCTTCATCAATGGAGTGCCCAAAGATCTGGACGAGGCTGCCACGATCGATGGCGCTGGCCCCTTCCGCATCTTCTGGCAGATCATCGTTCCGGCCATCAAACCCATTTTGGGAGTGATCGCGCTGTTTGCCTTCCGCCAGGCCTGGAATGAGTTTGTTACGGCACAGGTGTTCACCATGGCCAACCCCGGCCTCAAGACCCTGAGCGTTGCTGTTGCAAATCTGCGCTACTCCGCCAACGCTGCTGCTGAGTGGCATATCATGACAGCGGGCGCTTCCATTGCACTGCTGCCTATCCTTCTGGTTTATCTGGCCGCAAACCGCCAGTTCATTGCCGGATTGACGGCCGGTGCAGTCAAGGGCTGA
- a CDS encoding carbohydrate ABC transporter permease, giving the protein METRKKSLGRRIREEKTSYLMLLPNLIMFVVFTIYPILWTIRYCMFDYKGYGTPKFVGFANFARIARDTVFKTAIVNTFVYVGGKLLLTLPIAFMLAFLLSKNTRLNATGQSIIFTPTIMSSAVMALIFYLLFNTYNGEINRFLTWLGIIDENVNWLGVKYAMLTCIIIAAWGGIGNYMVYFIAGLTGISTEVYESAKLDGANAAQILFRITIPLLAPVMKMILMLALVISFMDYQSIMVLTEGGPMNQTNVMFLYIYQLFFPITAGSSVVQEFGYGAACSLVAALIIGGVTGLYLILAKRLDAVTGE; this is encoded by the coding sequence ATGGAAACGAGGAAAAAAAGCCTTGGGAGAAGGATCCGGGAGGAGAAGACATCCTATTTGATGCTTCTGCCCAACCTGATCATGTTTGTTGTTTTCACCATCTACCCCATCCTGTGGACAATACGGTACTGTATGTTTGACTACAAGGGCTACGGCACCCCAAAATTTGTAGGCTTTGCAAATTTTGCCCGCATTGCCCGGGACACTGTGTTCAAGACAGCCATCGTGAACACCTTCGTTTATGTGGGAGGCAAACTGCTGCTGACGCTGCCCATTGCATTTATGCTGGCGTTCCTGCTGAGCAAAAACACCCGGCTCAACGCCACCGGACAATCCATTATCTTTACCCCGACCATTATGTCCAGCGCTGTTATGGCGTTGATCTTCTACCTGCTGTTCAACACTTACAACGGCGAGATCAACCGCTTCCTGACGTGGCTGGGTATTATCGATGAAAATGTCAACTGGCTCGGTGTAAAGTACGCCATGCTGACTTGTATCATCATTGCTGCATGGGGCGGTATCGGCAACTACATGGTTTATTTCATTGCAGGCCTCACCGGTATTTCTACAGAGGTATATGAGAGTGCAAAACTGGATGGTGCGAATGCAGCCCAGATCCTGTTCCGCATTACCATCCCTCTGCTGGCCCCCGTCATGAAGATGATCCTGATGTTGGCGCTGGTGATCTCCTTTATGGATTATCAGAGTATCATGGTTCTGACTGAAGGCGGACCCATGAATCAGACCAACGTGATGTTCTTGTATATCTATCAGCTGTTCTTCCCCATCACCGCAGGTTCCTCTGTGGTGCAGGAGTTTGGCTATGGCGCAGCCTGCAGTTTGGTGGCAGCGTTGATCATCGGTGGTGTCACTGGCCTGTATCTGATTCTCGCCAAGCGGCTGGACGCAGTGACCGGTGAATAA